Proteins found in one Sorghum bicolor cultivar BTx623 chromosome 1, Sorghum_bicolor_NCBIv3, whole genome shotgun sequence genomic segment:
- the LOC8086292 gene encoding WEB family protein At5g16730, chloroplastic: MSTMLPSSRSRSGPNESPISRGRPSTPSSNHHRPSTPSSNHRPSTPSSNHRPSTPGGTRRSSVGTPSTPRGSRTNGAGGPFKSEPNSPPSAAAQKPRLSFDRSPRSGDTKPVVERRVPKIGNTPEKQLRREAELQARLESAQEDLKKAKDQLAFTLGERDRLVGELNEAKRVADETHEKLQDALMAKRWAEEATEIEKFRADELEQAGIDEAQRRDEEWQREIECVRGQHATDLETLVNTTEELERLRRDLSMANEAKKAALGHADDAMKIAEVNAEKVEILSNEVVRLKGLLDSSAASEESKSREAELLVKNLESEVSSLKGKLEEAKVLEERLAEAEKMIEELKSEIADGQKVEADIRQQLEEWKEKSGSLEVKLEEVTLSEKFKSDSLASMTEELDKTQSILQDRESEIEVLKGKTTALEIEVARLLADVNDSNEHLDASQQEVFGLQTTIDVLRNKIDAAELAASEALDNERTAITKIEGLTEEKTKLISELDDARDREEREKRAVEDLTAALDKASCEAQEAHDRFQKKEDDYEHALAQIGDLKMALKSMEESYEVMLDEAKHDITCLRETVEKLEAEVSKYREECESKELDLITASKQSEQEIAALKEEAEHVSASLRGTELELEAVSEEKERLQEKLACAESAVAEANDAVQEAKAEKERLQEKLAHVKSEVAEANMAAEESKIEIERLQEKLTYTESAVAEANKAVQEAKAESSQLKERLLDKENALQSITQENDEFRMREADAMKKIEELSALLAEAMTKKHPEEEEKLVVVDEAHNSVREEVIRSVAENEDTEETDDQKPRLEVATADMNSNGESKHEEKDDSKVEQEELKTELSLQESDKVSFEKEAQTENKRQETESSNDELDSKKDSSTESANGTTVSEDTATTKVAAMSPTKPQQPKKNKPLLKKFGSLLKKKNSK, translated from the exons ATGTCCACAATGCTGCCGTCCTCCAGATCGAG ATCTGGGCCGAACGAGTCCCCCATCAGCAGGGGCAGGCCGAGCACGCCGTCCTCCAACCACCACCGCCCCTCCACGCCGTCCTCCAACCACCGCCCGTCCACGCCGTCATCCAACCACCGCCCCTCCACCCCGGGCGGCACCAGGAGGAGCAGCGTCGGCACGCCGTCCACGCCGCGGGGCTCCCGCACCAACGGCGCGGGGGGACCCTTCAAGTCCGAGCCCAACTCGCCGCCGTCGGCCGCCGCGCAGAAGCCCCGCCTCTCGTTCGACCGCTCGCCGAGATCCGGGGACACCAAGCCCGTCGTCGAGCGCCGGGTGCCCAAGATCGGCAACACTCCTGAA AAGCAGCTCCGGAGGGAGGCCGAACTGCAGGCGCGGCTTGAGTCCGCCCAGGAGGACCTGAAGAAGGCCAAGGATCAACTGGCATTCACCCTCGGAGAGAGGGACCGTCTTGTCGGGGAGCTCAACGAGGCCAAGAGAGTCGCTGATGAGACTCACGAGAAGCTCCAGGATGCCCTCATGGCCAAGCGGTGGGCCGAGGAGGCCACCGAGATCGAGAAGTTCCGGGCAGATGAGCTCGAGCAGGCAGGCATCGATGAGGCACAGAGGCGGGATGAGGAGTGGCAGAGGGAGATTGAGTGCGTGCGTGGCCAGCACGCCACCGACTTGGAGACGTTGGTCAACACGACGGAGGAGCTGGAGAGGCTGAGGCGTGATCTTTCCATGGCCAATGAGGCCAAGAAGGCTGCACTTGGCCACGCAGATGATGCAATGAAGATCGCTGAGGTCAACGCGGAGAAGGTGGAGATCCTCTCAAATGAAGTTGTTCGCTTGAAAGGCTTGCTTGATTCGAGTGCTGCCAGCGAGGAGAGTAAAAGCCGTGAAGCTGAGCTTCTTGTTAAGAATCTGGAGTCTGAGGTTTCATCTCTGAAAGGCAAACTTGAGGAGGCAAAAGTCCTTGAAGAGAGGTTGGCTGAAGCAGAAAAAATGATTGAGGAGCTTAAATCAGAGATAGCTGATGGGCAGAAGGTCGAGGCAGACATCCGTCAGCAGTtagaagaatggaaggagaagtCAGGATCACTTGAGGTGAAATTGGAGGAAGTTACTCTATCTGAGAAGTTCAAAAGTGACTCACTTGCCTCCATGACTGAAGAGCTGGACAAGACCCAGTCGATATTGCAAGATCGAGAATCGGAAATTGAAGTTCTGAAAGGAAAGACAACTGCCTTGGAAATTGAGGTGGCAAGGCTTTTAGCGGATGTAAATGATTCAAATGAGCATCTGGATGCATCGCAGCAAGAGGTGTTTGGGCTACAGACTACAATAGATGTTCTGAGGAACAAGATTGATGCCGCAGAACTAGCTGCCTCAGAGGCTTTGGACAATGAGAGGACTGCTATCACAAAGATTGAAGGCCTGACTGAGGAGAAAACCAAGCTCATTAGTGAGCTGGATGATGCTagagacagagaggagagagagaaaagGGCAGTTGAGGATCTTACTGCTGCATTGGATAAGGCATCTTGCGAAGCACAGGAAGCACATGATAGGTTTCAGAAGAAAGAGGATGATTATGAACATGCTCTTGCACAGATAGGTGATCTGAAGATGGCCCTGAAGAGTATGGAAGAGAGTTATGAGGTAATGCTTGATGAGGCAAAGCATGACATAACTTGCCTGAGGGAAACTGTGGAGAAGCTGGAGGCTGAGGTGAGCAAGTACAGGGAAGAATGTGAATCTAAGGAGCTTGACCTTATCACAGCTAGCAAGCAGTCAGAACAAGAAATTGCTGCTCTTAAAGAAGAAGCTGAGCATGTATCTGCATCACTGCGAGGTACGGAGCTGGAGCTTGAAGCAGTCAGTGAAGAGAAAGAGAGGCTTCAGGAGAAACTGGCGTGCGCAGAATCAGCAGTTGCTGAAGCCAACGATGCTGTGCAGGAGGCAAAGGCCGAGAAGGAGAGGCTTCAAGAGAAACTTGCACACGTGAAATCAGAGGTTGCTGAGGCCAACATGGCTGCAGAGGAATCTAAGATTGAGATCGAGAGGCTTCAAGAGAAACTGACATACACGGAGTCGGCGGTTGCTGAAGCCAACAAGGCTGTGCAGGAGGCAAAGGCTGAGAGTTCACAACTGAAGGAGCGTTTACTTGACAAAGAGAACGCATTGCAGAGCATAACCCAGGAGAATGATGAATTCAGGATGCGAGAAGCTGACGCCATGAAGAAAATAGAGGAGCTGTCTGCTCTGCTTGCTGAAGCCATGACAAAGAAGCATCCTGAGGAGGAAGAGAAGCTGGTGGTTGTTGATGAGGCGCACAATTCTGTGCGCGAAGAAGTTATCCGTTCTGTTGCAGAAAATGAAGATACAGAAGAAACTGATGATCAAAAACCAAGGCTTGAAGTTGCCACAGCCGATATGAACTCCAACGGAGAATCGAAGCATGAAGAGAAAGATGACAGCAAGGTGGAACAAGAGGAACTGAAAACTGAGCTCAGCTTACAAGAGAGTGACAAAGTTAGCTTCGAGAAGGAAGCACAGACCGAAAACAAAAGACAAGAAACTGAATCGTCGAATGATGAGTTAGACTCGAAGAAGGACAGCAGCACCGAGAGTGCAAACGGGACGACTGTATCAGAGGATACCGCGACGACTAAAGTGGCAGCCATGTCTCCTACGAAACCACAGCAGCCGAAAAAGAATAAGCCTCTGCTGAAGAAGTTTGGGAGCTTactgaaaaagaaaaacagcaaGTAG